The region CAGCCCGAAGGATTCCGGGTGGGTGACGCTGGCCGGGCCACTCAGCCGCACGGGCAGCGGCGCGCGGCCCGGGGCGTGCAGGGTCAGGGCGCTGGGGGCCTCGCGGTTCACCAGAACGGCCCGCAGGTCGAACCTCACCTCCACGGTCAGGGGGGCGGCCCCGGCGACGCCCGCACTCAGCAGCAGTGGGACCAGCAGGAGCGGCAGCGGGCGCATACCGGGCAGCCTAGCAACAGCCAGTGGCGTGCGGGGTCGCAACAGACCGCCGCCCCGGAGGTGGGGTCCGGGGCGGTCAGGGAAAACTCTGGTTGGGTCAGGTTGAAGGACTTGCACCTTCCGCGCGCTGGCCGGGTGGCCTGCGACCTGCTCGCGCGCCCGTTGGTGAAGAGGTGGGCGTCTCCCTCTCGGCCTTCGCCCCGTGGGGGGCGACCTCACCAGGCCGAGGCGAAGTATGCCCCGCCAGTGTCAGCGCCGCATGTGCCGGATCTACAGCGGGCCTTAAGCAAAATGGCGCAGAGGGAACACTGTTCCAGACGACACCAACTCATTCAGCCGCTACAGGTCCACGATGTGGTACCCGTACGCGTTGATGACCCGCGCGCCGCTCTCGGGGTCCAGGTACTCCAGTTTCTTCCCCTCGTACTCGTGGATGTGCCCGTGCACGACCAGGCGGGGGTGACGGCGGGCCATGAACGCGCTGATGTCCGGGCAGCCCCGGTGCGCGTAGTCACTCCCGGCGTGCGGGCCGGTGGGGGGCGCGTGCGTCAGCAGGACGTCCACGCCGCGCCGCGCCTGCCACGCCAGCCGCCCCAGCCCCCAGCGGGCCTGCGCGCGGGTGTACTGCCCCTCGCCGTCTGTGCGGTAGCGGGGCACGCCGCCCCAGCCCGCCACGCGCAGCCCGGCCTCCTCGATCACGCGGCCGTGCGCGGCAATCACGCCGCGCGGGGGAATGCGGCCCTCGCCCTCGTTCACGTACTCGTTCTCGTGGTTGCCGTGCACGTAGATGATGGGCACCGTGAGTTTCGTCGCCAGGAACTCCAGGTAGTAGCCGGGCAGGTCCCCGGCGGCCAGTACCGCGTCCACCGGGGGCACGCCCTGCGGGAACGCCGAGCGGTACACGAACGGGTGGACGTGATCGGCCAGCACCATGACGCGCTTCCCCAGCGGGGCGCGGGACAGGGGGGGCAGGGCGGGCGGCGTCATGGTCAGGATGAGGGTGGTCCGAAGGCGGCCAGACCGGGGGTACTGCGCGTGATGGACGAGTGTACCCCCGCGCGACACTCCGGGGAGAGGGGTCGCGCTAGCGTGCGGGCGTGCCGGTCCTCCAGACGCCCCGCCTGCTGCTGCTGCCCCTGTCCCGCGCGGTGATCGCGCGCCGCTTGGAGGCCGAAGCGTTCACGCTGCCCCTGCCCGGGCCGGACGGGC is a window of Deinococcus grandis DNA encoding:
- a CDS encoding metallophosphoesterase family protein, which encodes MTPPALPPLSRAPLGKRVMVLADHVHPFVYRSAFPQGVPPVDAVLAAGDLPGYYLEFLATKLTVPIIYVHGNHENEYVNEGEGRIPPRGVIAAHGRVIEEAGLRVAGWGGVPRYRTDGEGQYTRAQARWGLGRLAWQARRGVDVLLTHAPPTGPHAGSDYAHRGCPDISAFMARRHPRLVVHGHIHEYEGKKLEYLDPESGARVINAYGYHIVDL